In Leclercia pneumoniae, the genomic window TTCATCAATGTCTTCCGCGTGCTGGCGCAGCACATCGCGCGCCTGGGTACTGAACACCTCACGCAGCCACTCATCTATCCAGGGGAGCGTCAGGAAATCGCCCATCTCATGGGGATGCAGTGCCAGGGCAAAACCGGCCCCGGTGCGCACATCATCTTCGCTCGGTGCCAGGTACTGGGTGTTCTCACGATCCGGGAAAATTTTAGTATCGAAGATCAGGATGGCGCGCCAGGTGTTGCCCTTCTCGTCGGGCTCTGCCAGCTCGTGGAACTGGACCCGCGCCCAGTTGGTTGGTCCGTGTGCAAAGGCACGTGGCGGATTGAAGCGGAAGAAGGGCAGCGGTAGCCATAACCCCTGGTAGAGCCGCAGCGACTCTTCTGTCGTCAGGGAGTAATCCGATTCGGCAAAACGCGGCGCGGCGTTATCTGCCGCCGGGATTTGAAGCTTATCTTCACGTTCGTTATAGACCAGGCGCAAAATGGCGCCATCGCCATTCTGGCGCAGAAATTCACCGTACTCTTTACGGGCAGGCAGTGTAAAAGCGAAGTCCAGGAACTGGATGCCGCTGTCACGAATAAGTTTGACCTGTTTTTTAAAATCAGTAAGTTCAGCGAGCATTTACTTACTTGCCTCCTGCTTCATCGAAATAGGGAAAAGGGTGTTGGCGTCGTAACGGCCCTTACAATCCGCAATGTTCTGCGCACCAGGCGCACACTGGACTTCGGGCATTTGATATACCGATCCATCGGAGCACTGCGCTTCACCCTGGTTGTTGATGGCCAGATTGCCGGACTGGATGGCCGCGTTGACTGCACCGCGACAGGTCACCCCATCGCCGCGCACCATCTGTACTTCGCCCTGACCATCTTTGATCTGGTAATTCAGGCTCAGCGGCTTACCGGTGCGCTGGTCCTGAATGCCAGCACCGGCGTGCCAGCGGCCGTTTAAGAAGTCGGTACTCCCCTGTGCCAGTGCCCCGGTTGGAATGGTCAGCGGCGCATTGACACCCGGCTGGCCATCTCCTGAGGGAACCTCCGGCGGGGTAACGCCCGCAGCGGCGTCCGGGGTAGGTGGCGTGGGTGGCTCACCTGCGTTATCAGGTGCGGCGGGATTTACGGGCGGCGCGTTTTCTGTGGGGGCGCCATCGGGCAGAGCCGGTGCCGTCGGTGTTTCACCGTTAACCGACGCCTCGCCGTGAGTTGGCGTCTTCATCGCCGGGAGTGAAGCATCTGGCAGACCCGTGCCATTGCCGTTCAGGCTCAGGCCGCTCCCCTGCGAGCTGGTGGTTCCGTGTAGGCCGGTCTTGACGGTTGGCGTGTTCAGATGGGCATCCGGCAGGCCAGGCAGCGTGGCGGAAAAGCCAGGGATATGCACGCCCGGAACACAGCTACGTAGCAGCAACAGGATCAGCAACGCCAGAAGCAGTAAAGGAAGCAACCAGCGTAGCCACGCAGGTAACGTCCACCACCACCCCCGACGCGTTACGCGACGCTCGGTAACCGGCTCCGTTACCAGAGGCGCCGACGCCGCAACCGGGGCGGTAGCGGTAGGGGGTAATGGAACCGGTGGGCGCAGGCAGTCGAGCGGGTCGATACGTGACTGATGACGGGCATTAACGAAACCCCAAAAGCTGATGACAGGTTTGCCGCCCACCAGCCAGACCTGATTCTGGTCGGGAAACTGCATTGCTTTTTCAAGCAGTTGGCCGAACAGGCGTTGTTCCGGATTGGCATGCTGGCTGTATTCAGCGCTGAGCTGGCGTAAGACAGCGTGGCTCTGCTCCAGTTGGCCGAGGGCAGCCTGACGCTCGCTCTCGGTGGCGGCAGACCAGGGGATCACATCTCCGGCGGCAGGGGCGTACCAGTCGATACGATCGCCGTGCTCGTTAACCTGCGGAATTGCCAGCGTATCGGCAACGGCGCTCTGTTTTCTCAGGCGCAGCGTCTCGCGCAGTTGCAGCGCAGAAATATGTACTGCCTGACCGTTCTCACCCATTGACTGGTATTTATCGAGCCTGTCACTGCACAGGAACATCTCTTTCACGTTGGCATACCCTTGCTGGTAATTATTCGGGTTAACTCTGCTTTTATTGGTACGTACGGCATTCTCGGCGATAACAAATCGTCAGCGACCGTAATCACATTTGAAGGTATAAATTGAGCAGAAAAATTATCGGCAGGTGACAGAAAACCTTTAGCCATAAATTAAATTTTTGGCGGCGGTTACGGTCAAATGCGCGAAAAACATTTTTGGTTTCTCGCCGAAACGCTGCTGGCATTCATTAATGTTTTTGATGAATTAATCGCAGCCCTCCGGGATATATTCTTTTATTGCCTGGCTCATCATTTCATTAAATTCGTGGGTATTATTGACGGCATAAACAGCACCGCCGGTATTGCTGGCAATACAGTTTCCGGCACCGGTATTCATAATATCGACCACGTTTACCTGCAAACGGGGCTTCTTCAGCTTGAGCTGACGCGCGACCTCACAGGGATCGCCGCCGCAGGTCTCTTCCCCATCGGTAATCAGCACAATAATGGCATCGCGATCTACGCCATCAACCAACTTGCCGGCCTTTTCCAGCGCTTCGGCCAGTGCGGTTTTGCCCACCGGCTGAATCTTATCAATAGCTTGTTTCAATACATTACGCTGGGCAAAAGGTAAGGCCGGAGAAACAAATACTTGCTGGCAGGTTGCTGCCGAGACCAGGCTAATATCCATATCTTTGGGCACTTCATCGATCACCTGTTTTGCCGAGCGGTGTGCAAGGCTAATACGGCGTGGCTCACGCTCAATATTCTTCACCGGCTTATCCTGCATCAGGCGGCGTAGTTCATCCGGTGTGGCATCCATACTGATAGCCATTGAGCCTGAAGCATCAAAAATTAGCACCATTTCAGGGGCTTGCTGCTTGGCCCTCTCTGCCGGGCAGATCTGTTTTACCGGCAGCGGAGCGGGTGCAGCAGGAGCGGGCGGTTTAGCCGCAGGCACGCAACCGCGCAGTAAAAATAACGCCAACAGCGCTAACAGCAATAACACTAACAGCAGTAACCACAGCCCGCGGCGACCCTTATTGACCACCGGAGCCGCTGGCATAACGGGAGCGGTGGGACTTTCGCTCCAGGCCGTAATCACCGGCTGACCATCAATCACCCAGACGCCGCGTTCATCGGGCTGACGAGCGGCAAGAGAGAGGACCTGCATAACCTCGGCAGGCGCCGCGTTAGCCGCCGCAAGCCGGTGATAAAGCTGCTCTATCACCACCAGCTTTTGCTGCAGCAATGCCTGCGCTTTCTCTTTTTCTGCTACGGGAAGGGCGGTGAGTGATACAGGTTGACCATTAATATCGCTGTACCATTCAATTGCCCCATCTGAGGCCTGATGCGGACGTGCAAAAAGATTTTTGTAGCCAGACGGGAGATGCTGTTCGACCAGAGAAATTAACGCGGGGTAGAGGTTGATATAATTTTGCCCAGAGGCGCTATGCTTAACCGTCCTTGTAATTCTGATCATGGAAATCGCTGCGCCATCTGCACTAAATCACAGATTAAAATTATACAGATGAAAAGATAATTCTTAATTCTAATTATGATTGCTGCGATAAATAACTACTAATATTTATAGGCATTGGGAATCATTTTATTAGAAATAAAATTTACATGCGTTTTGCAACCCCTAAATTATAAGGGGGGGGCGACCTTTAATTTGGCTTTAGGTCTAAACCAGGAGGTCTGTCGCCCATCATGCGTTCTCCTTTAAGCGTGCTAGCGCACCTCAAACGCCACCGCCATCCACTTCACTTTCGTGCTTTCCGGGAAATCCGGACAGGAATCGAGCCGCGTACAGGCGCCCGTCCAGACAAAGATATTCTCGTCGATACGGTACCAGTGGGGGTTCCCTTCAACTGCATCGCCCACGACCGCGGCGCACACATCGATACGGCTGCCAGCGGGGAGGTCCTGGGCCACCGGCGCAAAGACGGAGGGGGTGCCCAGGCGGGCATACACTGGCATGGTGGTTTTCACACTACCTGTTACGGCGACTTCAGTGACATCACTCATCTCAGACCTCCTGACAACGTAAGCATCTTTAAACGATATAATCCGTGGTAAACGGGGGCGATAACCATAAAGCGTGAAGCTGTCAGGATGTGTCATGTAAAAGGCTGACACAGAGTTTCGTGCGTCATTGACCCACGACAAGGCAGCCAGCCGCCACCTCTTCCTATAATCAGGCCCGTTTGTCTATCACTGGTGCGACGCATGGCTTACCAACTCAACCTGAACTGGCCGGAATTTTTAGAAAAATACTGGCAGAAACAACCCGTCGTTCTGAAGAACGCTTTCCCCCTCTTTATCGACCCGATTACCCCGGATGAACTGGCCGGGCTGGCCATGGAGCCGGAGGTAGACAGCCGTCTGGTGAGCCATAAAGAGGGAAAATGGTCTGCCAGTAATGGCCCCTTTGAACACTTTGATGGCTTAGGCGAAACCGGCTGGTCGCTGCTGGCGCAGGCGGTTAACCACTGGCATCTGCCTGCCGCCGAGCTGGTGCAACCGTTTCGCGTATTGCCGGACTGGCGTCTGGACGACCTGATGATCTCCTTCTCGGTGCCGGGCGGCGGCGTGGGTCCCCATATCGATCAGTACGACGTGTTTATCATCCAGGGGATGGGCAGCCGCCGCTGGCGCGTGGGCGACAAATTGCCGATGCGCCAGTTCTGTCCGCATCCGGCGCTGCTGCATGTCGATCCTTTCGAGCCGATCATTGATGAAGATCTGGCCCCGGGCGATATCCTCTATATTCCGCCGGGCTTCCCGCACGACGGTTTTACCCATGAAACGGCGCTGAACTACTCGGTAGGCTTCCGGGGGCCGAATGGTCGGGATCTGATCAGCAGCTTTGCCGATTACGCCCTGGAGAACGATCTGGGCGGGGAGCACTACAGCGATCCGGATCTGACCTGCCGCGAGCACCCGGGCCGGGTTGAAGCCTATGAACTGGAACGCCTGCGCCAGATGATGATAGAGATGATTAGCCGGCCGGATGATTTTACCCAGTGGTTTGGCAGCTTTATCTCCACGCCACGCCATGAGCTGGACATTGCCGCCGTAGAGCCGCCTTACACCCCGGAAGAGGTGCTGGATGCGCTGCAGGGGGGCGAGACCCTCACCCGTCTCAGCGGGCTGCGCGTACTGAATATCGCCGACCGTTTCTTTATTAACAGTGAACAGCTGGACACCGTCGATGCTAAAGCCGCTAATGTCCTGTGCCGCTATACCGGGTTCGGCAAAAAAGAGCTGGGAGAGGCACTGCATAACCCGGCCTTTATCGCCGAGCTGACCGGGTTGATTAACCAGGGTTACTGGTACTTCGACGAGTAACCCCACCGGGCGTTTGACACCGGCGGCGCAAATAGCGCCGCCGCTCAGGTTACACAAGGATATGACACGCCTTCCAGTAACTCAGGAGACGATCGTCATCGTTCTCCTGCTCCGCTTTTCTCCGCATGGCTCGCGCCAAGTTAGCCCGGGAGATCTCCTGGTTTTTTTGTACGACATCGATTACCGCTTCGCCAAGCGCCAGGGATATTTCGGTACGATTTCGCTCAATTACCATATATGTCTCCATGTCGTGTGCGAGTAATTAATTATGCGACATAATCACCTACCTAAAATATTTATCAGGGAATTCTTATCTTGCTGAGGCGGAATATTGTTTCGAGATGCTAATGGCGCTGTTAATACCGTTTTTATGGTCTACAGTTATTAGCGTGACACAACCCGCATAAACATGATGAGGAGAATTCAGAATGGTAAATAAGAGCGAAATCAAGGATCATGCACAGGTTGTCGCCAGCTGTGGTACCCACGTAGGCGTAGTGGACCATCTCGACGGCGAGCGTATTAAACTGGCAAAAAGCGACCCGGAATCCGGTGGCAAACACCATTACATTCCGCTGGAGTGGGTAGCAAAAGTGGATGATAATAAAGTCGTCCTGACCCAGGATCATAAAGCGGTCTTTGCCGGCTGGCAAGAAGCTTAATTAATACCTCGCACTCCAGTGTGATATTTTAGCCCCGGTTTAATCCCGGGGCTTAATATATTTTATAAGCTGTTAAAAACGGCCTGCATTGCCGTTACGTTGAAGGAGTGATACTGTTTTACTTTATTATCTTCCTTCAGGCGCAGGTATGTCGAAAACAACGCTCAAGAGCCCAGGCCCGGTAGGGGGAAAAACATTTTCCGTTGCCGACTTTAACGTTTTTGGCGAGCGCTATGGCATTGACTACCACTTCCCCCTTCTGACCGACGTCAGCGCCAGCGCCAGCCCTGTCCTGCATGGAAACGTGGAAGAGATGGTCTTGCCGTCCGGTATCTCTCTTACCCACTCTGATGTGCGCGTACTGCAACCTTATGAAACCACCTCCCGCCACAGCAGCCCGCTGTATGTCCTGGTGGTGCTGGAAGGGTACGTGACCCTGCGTCTCAACGATGAGATTTTTAGCCTGAGCCCCGGCATCGCCTTTAGCGCCACGCTCAGTGAACAGCAGGTGATGACGGCCCGCCACGACGCTGATATTACGCTCAAAACGCTCTCTTTTGGTGTCTATCCCCATGAAGCCCTGCGCGAGAGCTTGCTGGCTTCGCTGCTGGAACAGTGGGCGCGCCTGAGCGTGCCGGCTTTCGTCTGGCAGGTGCCCGAGTTCGTCCTGACCGGTATCCAGCATGCTCAGCAGCGTGAACGCAGTTCCCTGTCTCGTCATCTGCTGCTGGAGGGGGTGATGT contains:
- a CDS encoding SrfA family protein; this encodes MFLCSDRLDKYQSMGENGQAVHISALQLRETLRLRKQSAVADTLAIPQVNEHGDRIDWYAPAAGDVIPWSAATESERQAALGQLEQSHAVLRQLSAEYSQHANPEQRLFGQLLEKAMQFPDQNQVWLVGGKPVISFWGFVNARHQSRIDPLDCLRPPVPLPPTATAPVAASAPLVTEPVTERRVTRRGWWWTLPAWLRWLLPLLLLALLILLLLRSCVPGVHIPGFSATLPGLPDAHLNTPTVKTGLHGTTSSQGSGLSLNGNGTGLPDASLPAMKTPTHGEASVNGETPTAPALPDGAPTENAPPVNPAAPDNAGEPPTPPTPDAAAGVTPPEVPSGDGQPGVNAPLTIPTGALAQGSTDFLNGRWHAGAGIQDQRTGKPLSLNYQIKDGQGEVQMVRGDGVTCRGAVNAAIQSGNLAINNQGEAQCSDGSVYQMPEVQCAPGAQNIADCKGRYDANTLFPISMKQEASK
- a CDS encoding VWA domain-containing protein produces the protein MIRITRTVKHSASGQNYINLYPALISLVEQHLPSGYKNLFARPHQASDGAIEWYSDINGQPVSLTALPVAEKEKAQALLQQKLVVIEQLYHRLAAANAAPAEVMQVLSLAARQPDERGVWVIDGQPVITAWSESPTAPVMPAAPVVNKGRRGLWLLLLVLLLLALLALFLLRGCVPAAKPPAPAAPAPLPVKQICPAERAKQQAPEMVLIFDASGSMAISMDATPDELRRLMQDKPVKNIEREPRRISLAHRSAKQVIDEVPKDMDISLVSAATCQQVFVSPALPFAQRNVLKQAIDKIQPVGKTALAEALEKAGKLVDGVDRDAIIVLITDGEETCGGDPCEVARQLKLKKPRLQVNVVDIMNTGAGNCIASNTGGAVYAVNNTHEFNEMMSQAIKEYIPEGCD
- a CDS encoding SH3 domain-containing protein, producing the protein MSDVTEVAVTGSVKTTMPVYARLGTPSVFAPVAQDLPAGSRIDVCAAVVGDAVEGNPHWYRIDENIFVWTGACTRLDSCPDFPESTKVKWMAVAFEVR
- a CDS encoding cupin domain-containing protein — translated: MAYQLNLNWPEFLEKYWQKQPVVLKNAFPLFIDPITPDELAGLAMEPEVDSRLVSHKEGKWSASNGPFEHFDGLGETGWSLLAQAVNHWHLPAAELVQPFRVLPDWRLDDLMISFSVPGGGVGPHIDQYDVFIIQGMGSRRWRVGDKLPMRQFCPHPALLHVDPFEPIIDEDLAPGDILYIPPGFPHDGFTHETALNYSVGFRGPNGRDLISSFADYALENDLGGEHYSDPDLTCREHPGRVEAYELERLRQMMIEMISRPDDFTQWFGSFISTPRHELDIAAVEPPYTPEEVLDALQGGETLTRLSGLRVLNIADRFFINSEQLDTVDAKAANVLCRYTGFGKKELGEALHNPAFIAELTGLINQGYWYFDE
- a CDS encoding DUF2767 domain-containing protein, giving the protein MVIERNRTEISLALGEAVIDVVQKNQEISRANLARAMRRKAEQENDDDRLLSYWKACHILV
- a CDS encoding DUF2171 domain-containing protein encodes the protein MVNKSEIKDHAQVVASCGTHVGVVDHLDGERIKLAKSDPESGGKHHYIPLEWVAKVDDNKVVLTQDHKAVFAGWQEA
- a CDS encoding helix-turn-helix transcriptional regulator; translation: MSKTTLKSPGPVGGKTFSVADFNVFGERYGIDYHFPLLTDVSASASPVLHGNVEEMVLPSGISLTHSDVRVLQPYETTSRHSSPLYVLVVLEGYVTLRLNDEIFSLSPGIAFSATLSEQQVMTARHDADITLKTLSFGVYPHEALRESLLASLLEQWARLSVPAFVWQVPEFVLTGIQHAQQRERSSLSRHLLLEGVMYQLLGHGLHLREQQGRVGQAPTHGEQARLEQVRRRIEQAPEQEYTLAALANQAAMSPSSLRSKFRQTYGCTVFDYLRDCRLALARRCLLEGHSVQQAAWMSGYQHATNFATAFRRRYGICPGSVRSGC